TGACATTAGCTTGGTGGAAGAAACATGCTTTGCAACCTCAGAGACTCACATCATAAGTAATCATCTGAATGAGGGGGTCTTGCCTGATCCATTCCCACCTCCTCACTCTCTCTGCTCTCCTGGGCTCCCCAGGTGTCCTGATGCTCATTAGAGGAGTTTTATTGCTCTGCCTCTTGTCATGTGACAGGAGGAGATGATTGGATGCAGAGCAGGTTTCTGGAAGCGGGACAGCAGCACAGCAGGATGGAACTCTGTTCTGGCGAGGGTGGCTTGATTGTTATTCTGTGTGAAAGAAATGTGTGGATTTTCTCTTTGAAAATTCTGTATAGGCCAACTGGCCACCCACGTGTGGCACTTTTCCTAATGTACCAGAAATGTCTTCTGCCTTCATTTTGTATGTTCTTCAATTCATTAAGTCTGTATTCAGCAACAGAGGCATTTCCGTCCCATGCTGTGTGATACTACCATAGAAATGTCTTCCTATAAATAGTTGTATAACAAGCTGACTCCTGGTGTCATTGATATCCTGCAATAGAAGTGGCTGCTGAAAGGCTCTTGCAGGTCTTTGCTCCTTCCAGGCTTCCCTCTCACTCCTGGTTAGGGGTTCGAATCCTCCCTCCGCCCTGTATTTGTGGAGTTTGAAGGTTCTCCTTGTGTCATGCGAGTTCTGTCCCAGAGCTCTGCTGTCCTCTTGCAGTCCTAGGCCACATGGTGTCTGTTAGTAGCCCATTCTAGGTGCCTCCCTACCTTGTGCTACATGCAATGGGCAATGGGACCCCCTGCCCATGGTAAGCAGTTGGGTGCTTAATGAATTGGTATTATTGGTAAAATAGAAACTGCAGTCTTCAGGGATGGAACTCAGTAGATATCTTGGTGGCCTGTTAAAGAAACACTTAAAGGAGAATTCTGACCAAACTCCATCGCTTCAGGCTTTTCTCCTGTCATATTTATTGCAGTAGGAATCTGCATACACTGGATTGTTCAGACTCCATTCCCAGTGAGCATTTTGCTGTGACTTAGAGCCCTGGTCAGCTGAGACTGGAATCTCTCAGGAGTCTGATACAGGAATGATCAGCTCAACACAACAGATTATCACACTGATTAATTAACAGGAGATGAAAACGCAAACTGTCGCTTCTGGAGCTGTGTCCTAGCgatgctggaggggggggggaggggtgggggggtgaatttttccagaaaataaaaGCCCAGTTTAATAATACCAATGAAAATCTTGTTGTTTTCATGAGGGGAAAATTCCAGGTTTCTACAATTAGGCAGCAACCCCAGGTTCAAAATACCGATATATGATGGAAAGTGAGCTCTCTGCCAGTTTTGAATGGTGGCTTTGGAATACCTCTGGTGACATTGAGCAGGCAGTTTTTACCTCACGTTAAGGGAGAGGACAGTAGGGAATATAAGCATGATTCCGATTCCTGACGAGTGAGAACGCAAGAACAAATGCTGCCTTTTATACTGCAGGAAATAACATGATCAGAAACTCACAGCCACCCTCGGAAATCTCTAAACCTTTTGTGAACAAGGTAAAAGAACATCAGTCAACATAGACTGTGGTGCCAAATATCAGATAAAACCTTTACCTGCTAGAAGCGCCGGTAACTGGGATTATCTGACGGTGAGCTGTTCCCATGGCGATGATGTCATCTTTTTGCCTCCGAACACAAGCAGGCTGGTTCAAAGCATAAAATGTAGCAGTCGGATTTTCGGTGTGAAAATGGTACGAAATACCTTATTTTTATCTGACCGTTACTAACTTTTCTTTACCATGATTGCAGCATTTTCCATTGAAGCTAATTTGCTTTAACATTTTTGTGACGCCACGCTCTGCCTGAGCCTCTGAGCTGCTCAAATCAGATTTGTGACGCTTCCCtgcttcattttaaatgttaatattcAGTTAATATTAAGTCTCTAGAACAATGAAGTCAGGTGTGCGTGCCCACCATGGACAGGAATAGCACAGGAGAAAAGGCAGTCCGTGAAGACGGGACTGTTCTGCTGAATCTGGGACCCAAAGGCCAACCTGATCTCATCGATCCAGCATCATGGAGATCAGCCAAACTGAGGTATTATTGAGGCACCCAAACTCTAAACCGCAGGGCTTAGCTGTGTGTGAAAGAGATGCCAGTGCAATTGGTTCCTCCCATCATGCGGTCAGTATGTTATAGCATCCCCCACAGACGCCCTGCTTCTTTGCAGTTGGGAAAACCAGCCCTCGACCGTGACTAATACCCAAGCAGGACGGGGTTACATTTCAGTGAGTGACAAGCAGCTGGAGGTGACTGATCCATGTGGAAGCATGAAAATGCGAGGCCTGTGTTGGCCATCTAGCAAAGTTAGGTGGTCTGAAGGTTCCGGATTAACTACAAAGGCAAGACAATTTCACAAATACATCAAGGAATCCAAGTAACACCACCTGAGATTTACCATGTAGTCAGAGATGGTTCACATTACACAAGACCTACCCACCTCCAACAGCGGTCTGGGTCTCTGTGCACCGATACACCATGCAGCCCATAGTAAGCAGAACTGGAGACCCCAGCAGACATTGACCATCTCCCAGCTCGTCCCTAACACATCACGTCCTTGGCCACCATAAATTCATTCAGGCTCAAAATACAAGCAGTGGGTATCTCCTTTATAAATGTTATTACACTGAAAGTCTCACACACAATCATCTACTCAGTGTAAAACAGATTATCTTAATCAGGTTCATCCATAGAAGTGTAGGAAGGAAACTGCACATCAGGTTTCATTATGCAGCAAGTTATAAACGGCTGAGAACACACTAATCTTCAGCTCTGtgcgggcacacacacatacacacacatacacacacgcagacacacatacacacacaagagCATGGGGGGGGCGCCAGGAGAGGGGTGGGCAAATGAGACCTTAACTTTGCTCTCATAATTCAAGGAAACAGGAAGACGGAGAGGCGACAGCCGGCAGCTCCACCCAATCCGACGCGAGGAGGAACACAAACACCCAGCAACTTCAGAACttaatgtaaacattttatttggttTTTCCCTCATTTTACGCTACACGGGCAGTGACGGTATACTGtgaataaaaactaaaaaatactgaaaataaataaaaacaaaatcttgaaaaatacttaaaaacatATGCATGTATCAACTTAAGTAATCTGAGCATGACATGCCTATATGCACAAATCCCTGGAATCCAGTACAACGGACCAGAGCGGGCTGCTTTAAGCCCTGATCATGTGACCAAGCCACCAGTTTCCCAAAGTAGATGCACTGATCTGGAAAAAGAGCTGATTTACGTTTGTCACACGATACACAAAGAAACCCTAAAATTTATAAACTGGTGAATTCGGGAGCGCCAGACGTTTTTTATAAAAACTACTGAGATAAAGAGAAAGAAGCCACTAAGATGAATACAGGGAGAGAAACGTGATGCTGCTGGTCGGGTGAAGGCAGCAGAGGTCCTGGTTCACAGCAGGGACGCGCTCCAAGCCGGCTGCTGGAGACAGAGTGGTTGCTACTGGCAAAGCCTCGAAACGGCTCGTGCCCACAGGAGATATGCCAAGGCTACAAGTCTGACTCAAATCAGCCGAGTCCCTGCAGATGCCACCAGCAGAGTCGATTTGACGGCTCGCGGTGACCGGAGGGGGAGGCTGGCACCCCCGCCAAAGGCAGCGTCTCACTCAGGAAACATCTGGAACGAGAGACAGGCAGAGGGGACGAGGCAGGAGGTGAGAAACAGGCCGCAATCCGACAGGGGACCTAGAAGACGTTTATGTTCCTGGAGGAAGGAGGACAGGAAGACGATACTCACAGCTGGCTGGCTGCTCGCCAAACCGCCGCATCAGCTGGTCGTGCGTGAACTTGACGAAGGCGTCGTATTGTTCTGTGATATCCAAAAAGGCAGAGCTTTAGGACGCGCGTCGCGGCGGCGGGCGCGAGCCGGCATCTCCGGCAGACCTACCTGCCAGCTTCGAGGTCAGGATCTCGTCGTACTCCTCCCGAACTTTGTCTTCCCGCTCTTTTAAGAGACGCTCGCAGATCATGCCGACTTGTCTCAAGGTAAATAAAGGCTGTTCTTTTCTAGATGGGGATGAGGCTCCGGAGGACGTACCTGCGTTAAGACAGAAAGCGAGACTGACGCTGAAGCGTTGGGGACGTCCccagggcggggcggggcgcCAACGGCCATGCAGGTACCTGGCAAGGAGGAGCCGCTCAGTATGGAGGCGTGAGGGTGGGAGTCCAACACAAAGCAGCCATCTGCCTGCGAGAAGCTGCTATCCAGGTGTCGCCTCTTCTGCATGCGCTTGTACTCCTGCTTGATGTTCAGCAGAATTTGCTCTAGGGAAAAAGGAGGGATGCAGACGATGGGCTTCAATGCCAACATTTTCACAGACAAGGTGCCAAAAGACATGAGACTGCAGGAAATCTGTGTACAGATCTCAGCCCTTCCATTTACATTAACCTCAACACGGTTGCTGTAGAGCACCAAGAACACTGCATGGGTGCAATAATGTGTaactttacaaaaaaatgtaactgaccagaaaaacaaaaactaaaaagtaagaaaatacactatattaaaaagaacagtTTTTGTGACATGATACAGAAACTCCCTCCCCAAACAAGAGACTACAAACCACCTCAATCTACCGTCACCCCTTCACATTTGCAAGGGTTTGGAGTGGAAGATTCCCACAAATGTGAAAAGTCGCAAATAATATTTGGGGTAAGGTCAGTCAgtaattacattattacatagTGTTAGGGTTAATAATTATTACTTTGTCAAGACAGATTGTTATTCAGATGGGGGCGGAGTCCAAAATAATGGCCTAAGTTCTATGTGCTAATTGCCTATTTTCACAGAGGAGTAACAGCACACCCTTGGTCTTTTGTGTGTAAAATGGTTTCTTGTTCAAAAACAAGTTTGACGCAAACAGCAAAGAGTCCTTTTGAGAAAATACAGGGTCAAAATTTAACTTAAAATATCtttttatttgtctttattCCAGTGGCATTTTCATGACAAAGAAGCTGACTGTTTCTGAAGGAGAACAAAATTTAAGATTTTAATATCTGGAAAAGAAATACTAAAAAATGCccgatgatttttttttatgtctccACACTCATACATGAAACATGACCTGTTTAAGTTCAGTTAACAGCTACATAAATTCAGAACACAATTCCAGGTTGAGATTCAGTGGACATCATGAGAAGGATCTTATTTATACCGAGCATACATTTCAGCTACATCCATAGTGATTTGGGCCATTGATGATCTTAAACGTGTGTTAGCAATTTTTGCTATTTGGAACTAATTTTAGcaactttaaacatttttacagaaaaacTATTAGATGGatagttccccccccccccccacaaacttAGTACTAAAATAGACAAATCTTATCGTAAAAAGCATGACATTACCCTCAAGGCTTTAGGTGAGCTGGCGCGTAAAGATAACACAGTTAAAATATCTTTTGTTAGAGATATACTATACCATTACAATACAcaacattattatttatatatgatACGATTTTAATTTGATTCAAATCATTTTCggtattgtgtatatatatatctttctAACTTAGTCGATTAAATCTCCATTTAATTGTTCACGGTAATTCGCAAATAACCGAAAGCGATCAAACTCGCTTATCTAGAGGGGCGACGGTGGACTTGGGGACATCAGACTGGCTGCTCGGACAATATACTGGTTTACAAACAGGAGCAGTAACTGCAGACCAGCATGTAGGGACGCGGTGGGCATTTCCAGTACCGCCGATCTGGCCTGACGGCTCATCCGATCGATTAAAAACACAGGCACGACACATCTCCATAATGTATGTATACGCAGATCCTGTTTTAGATTAAATCAAACATCCAGCGGACAGATCTTTAGTTATTATATGCGACCGACCGCAATGTGACTGAAACTCGTGACTTGGACGCGCAGCTTCCCGGGAGCCGTCCAGACACGCCTGAGGATCCCCGGGGATACGTCGGCTTCCATTAACGGTCGCGGCGACACACTCAATAAAAAGACCATTATTGTCGgcaaagaaataaaatttaaaaactatATAGATTAAAACGTCCCCATTTTCTCAGCAAACGCCTGTGAGCGGTCTTGGCCAGGTTCCATCCTAAGCTTGGCGTCCCATCACGAAGGAACGGCCGAGGGATTTTCTTGGATGTAATAAGAGACATAAACACCCGGGCGAAGGCGGCCGCGGCGTCGGGAAGACCAAAGAGCGAAAGGGAAAGCGAGCAGCCACGATCACGGCGGTGCCGCCTAAGGATAGCAGCTGGGTGGCTGCTGCCCCGACGCCCCCTCGCATCTACACCGCGCCCAAGGCGGACCTCTTCCGTGGCCATGTTTGCCACTTCCAGGATCACAGTTCGGCCATTACCGGCCAGCCACCGGGCGTGGGCGAAAAGCCGATAAAAATGCCGGATTCAGCGTTTGCCGGAAGAGGGTGTCTAATACAGGGGTATTAATAATGGGGTAGGACTGCGAGCGTGTGCCGGATGTCAGCGCTGGTAGGGCGCAGTAAGTTGCTGTGCCTCTGCCGTAAGCCCCGGCCAGCCGCTTGGCTTCGCTGTAAtccgctcccccccccatcccgctgTCCGGGCGCCGCACTGACCTGTCGTGAGCCGGGATGACACCTGTCCGAAAGGCGACGGCTCCATACGCAAGTACTTCTGCGGGGACGCCGACGGAGACACGGGGGCGCATCTCCTCCTCTTAGGAGACGCCTGGCTCAAGGGATCGAAATCCATAGTCCTTTTTAAAGTTGCTCCACACGCCATATTTCTTCAGCCCGGAGGAAATACAATGCTAGCAATATGTAACTCAAAATCCGCACCGCAGCTGAAAATGTCAAAGTATCAATAAGACGCGATCGAGCTAAACGCGCCCCTCAGACGGCTTTCTTTTCGGTTATGTATCTTGATCCACTTTTTCTTGACGAACGAATCGATTTCCGAGTAgattgttttgtattttctaGTAACAAGGTCCCTCCATATATTTCACTATCTAAATCTTGTAATTACTCGATTGTTCTATTATATTAACTCCCTTTTTCTTGGCACACGAAATTACATACGAACAGGATGAAGACGGATTCTTCCCTGAGATGAAACGTCGTCAGCTCACAGAATTTCCTATTTGATATCCAATATGGCGACAAACACGTCAAGCTCGGCTCCTGATCCCAGGAGCATGCGCaatattattaacatattaACTTGTAGTTTTTTTTACAGCTACATGTCCTTTGGATTCGGAGAAATGGGCAATGTCGTGCACTACATTTCCCATGAAACCTCGAGAACAGTCTCAGTCACGAGTTTCCGGTTTCTTGATTTAAATGTCTTTATTGGTATGAGTGATTGGTGTGTttgaataaagcccaatgctaTTTATTCGTTTCGAAATCAAAGTTGGCAATTACGGTTCCGTGTTTTAACATGCTGATTACCCAAGTTTATTGTGAAAACTCCTGTTTGCAAAACCCTGCGAGGAACCTGTTAATGTTTGCCTACGATTCCGAGTGTTTcggtttaatgtttttttttttttttacagtttaatTTATTGCCAGCCCTTCTCCGTTTGACAATACTGTATGATACCTTTTaagttttatattaaaatacgAAACTTTAAAGATTTAAAATCATACGGACAACTAAAACAATTATAAGAATTATAATTCACATACCATTCACAGAGCCATTGCCTGTTTTACTTCAATAAGATTTTAGAAACGAAATTCTCTTCTGGGTTGCCTAAAAACATAGCTTGGAAAACATCTGTTTATGGTCTGATTTTCATCTGCAAGGTGGAAAATAATGATCTTTGCACAGCTACCGAATACTTCTTATGAATCTCAAGGAAATCCCCGTAGTCTGTAGATAGAGAACTAAGAATGTGCAGAGAAAGACACACAAAAGAGTAGCATCTTCCGCTTTACCGTGTGAAGAACTGGCCCTGTATACACTGCCATCCTAACTTACTGTTCCAGTGAAAGTAACGATGGCGTATTTTATCGGGGGTTGGTGTGGGCCAGTTAGAAGCAGGTTGAAATGTATTGCATGTGTGGGGCAGAGCTGACGAAAAAACAAGCCTGCACAATCCTCATTCACCAGTTGAGACTTTATTCAATGGCTTAGTAACAGATTACACTGCAGTACATCAAACACAGTTGTCCAATTGCTCAGGacagaatataatttattttgtatttacaaACTCCTCACATGCAATCTTAGTTACAGAAGCCACTTAACTGTTTAAAGTTGATGTCCAGCACTAAGTATTGCTAGGAGTAGAAATGTCACTGGAACACAGTTAAAGTTAACAATGAACTAAATGGCTACAGATAACATTGCTAATCAAGCTAGTTCCAAACTGTCCTATTTTATTCGGACCAATCAAAACACATCACGTTAACTTCCAGTCAAGATCAATAAAATCTGTTCAAAATTCTTTATGCTGCTTATACAAACGATAGTAATTCAACTCACATGAAAGCACCCGGTCAACACAACATTCTTGTTTAAAGAAACCATTTTTTTGGTCTGTCTTTGAGTTATCCATGTGACTCAGTCCGCAGAGTTAACCCTAAagagttttgtttttcttgacAGTAAAATAAATGTCATCTATATTTAATTAATCTAATAACAGTGACAAATTTGTAATATCCAATAATGACACATTAATGAAATCTTTCTTTAGAAATGGAACTGTCAGATGTATTACTATCGATAATAAATACCAACAAAAACAGTCAAATGCATTTGTATAGCTTTGTTCTTCCTACTGTCTAGGAAAGAGTGTGTGGTGCTGCTGTGATGGGTGACCACCGTCAGGCACCCATAAGGCCCAGCACCTGCCTGCATCATGCCATACTGTGTAACAACAAGGCAATGAGGTTACACATTGTCTGGGCAGATATGACAACGGGGCAAGATTAGGCAGCCTTCTAGTGAGTTGATAAATGCCCTGGGATGTTTTTTgtacctttttctttttttcttatggTTACAGTGAATAAGGATATTCGTTTGGGTTCCCAGTCTAAAGGATGGTGTCCCCCTTCGGTGGCACTGGGGTACTGGCACTTCACACACTTCGGAGGGCTACATACTCCACACTGAACACTAATACTACTAATAAAACTAATACCAGCTCAACACAGGTCGGCCACTGCAGGGTATGGGAGTGCATTTGGCTATAAGATTTCAACAAGTCCATCTTTAAAATTGGTTTGATTTCTTCGTGTttacaataatttaaaaactctGATTATGACTGACATATGATGGACCCTCAATGGGTCATGCCCATACTAGCCCCTCGTTCCATGGCTTGCTTTGAGCAGTAACTCAGATTTCCCAGCCAAGCACCAGTCaagcccaaacctgcttagcttgGATTCGTTTGTAGCAAGCGAGCGGGACAGGCTAGCGCAGCGGGCACCCGAGAAGTTTCCAGAATTACGACAGTGTGGCCAgcacacaccaacacacagcTTTCACCGAGACATTTTGACCACATTTAAAACAGTGTAATACTGACAGATCTCACCTGTTACGGGCAGAGATTTTTAACCTCACTTTAGAGTTGCATTATGTACAATATTTTACAAACAAATGTTATATATAGTATTTTACAAGACTAAAGGACATTCACAGTAGAAGACAATGGAAATCTACAGATTATACTGAGGGCTAATCACTTATATGGATGTTAGAACATGCAGTCATACTGCATGAACGGAGCTTTGAAGGTCACAGTGGTGGCAGTACAACAGGACAGTTTCACTGAGCTCTCAATTATTGTAAATGTGCTGCGTGACCATATACAACGGCAACCTCAGTTCACAGGGTACGAGACATAGGCCTACATTATTTACACCTTTGTCATTACACATTTTTGTCCAAAAATTGAAAGaaatattttctgaaatattcctcttgtttttaatatatataaaaataacactCAATTAAGCCTTAAAAAACTATTCTCTTGAGTTCTCTCTATGTTTTTTCAGGCTGCTGCGGCTAGGGGGCGCAACCTGAATATTTTCCCTGGGTCTGAATTATCCTACTGACACTACTGTGCTGGACGCTTCAGAAAAACCGATTTTCGAGAAAACAGTCCAGAACCCCATTCGTTTCAGGGCGGCTGTcaggaagaaaaacacaatCCATTCAGGTCGCCCCCCCACAAAGTCTCCTACCTCCACCCGTCCAACTATAAGAATACAAATTACTGTAAGTCCTCAACTGTCTTGCAAAGTTTTTCTATCAAACGGTTTTAACCAGGTAACCAGCTAGATGTGCCACATGGTTCCTAGGTTAACACTGACTGGCTTTATCAGTGAAATTGGTAACACATTATGCCTCAGTC
This window of the Paramormyrops kingsleyae isolate MSU_618 chromosome 19, PKINGS_0.4, whole genome shotgun sequence genome carries:
- the akirin2 gene encoding akirin-2, which codes for MACGATLKRTMDFDPLSQASPKRRRCAPVSPSASPQKYLRMEPSPFGQVSSRLTTEQILLNIKQEYKRMQKRRHLDSSFSQADGCFVLDSHPHASILSGSSLPGTSSGASSPSRKEQPLFTLRQVGMICERLLKEREDKVREEYDEILTSKLAEQYDAFVKFTHDQLMRRFGEQPASYVS